A single window of Nicotiana sylvestris chromosome 5, ASM39365v2, whole genome shotgun sequence DNA harbors:
- the LOC138869047 gene encoding uncharacterized protein, whose amino-acid sequence MLERVLQNQEKSDTSIRNMTKLVGSHTASIQKLETQMRDLSREQNSNKKGTLPSDTIANPKGSGSGPTSHIMEITTQSGKVLQGGSEQVVEVEESEHEVEVEEPSVVEVEKVPKELKVQEENREEVKEKVKETPKPLPHIPRPPPPFPQRLSRKVDDRKLEKFYDIFKQLSVSSIIATSTVQKKEDPGAFIIPCTIGAHDFSRALCDNGASINLMSLAIYKQAGLGMPRPTSMRLQMADCSIKRPVGIVDDVLVKVGKFHLPTDFVILDCAVNKEIPIILGRPFLATGRALMDSEQNEIKFRVNDEEVTFQASKGMKLQHEYESISVINVVDEVEDVVEMKMEEQCFGEALAAILVNFDGEDMDRYMQSVNALEGLGSYTYAPAKLSLDLENRATPFAKPSIIEPPQLGLKPLPPHLRYKFLGSNDTLPVIVSSLLNDVQVEQLLEVLKEHRQAIGWTIANIRGIPAGICKHKIQLENETKPCVEHQRRLNPSMQEVVKKEIIKWLDVEVVYPIADSSWVSPVQCVPKKGGMTVIENDKNDLIPTRTVTG is encoded by the exons atgcttgaacgggtattgcaaaatcaagagaAGTCCGACACTTCTATAAGGAATATGACCAAGCTTGTTGGCTCTCACACCGCAtccattcaaaaattggagacgcaaatgagagacctctctagggaacaaaattcaaataaaaaagggacacttccaagtgacacaattgcgaacccaaaaGGTAGTGGGAGTGGTCCAACTTCTCATATCATGGAAATTACTACTCAGAGTGGAAAGGTACTACAAGGAGGGAGTGAACAAGTGGTTGAAGTTGAAGAGTCCGAGCATGAAGTTGAGGTTGAAGAGCCAAGTGttgttgaagttgaaaaggttccaAAAGAGTTGAAAGTGCAAGAAGAAAATCGGGAAgaggtaaaggaaaaggtaaaagagacaccAAAACCTCTACCACAtattcctagacctcctcctccATTCCCTCAAAGACTTTCTAGGAAGGTTGATGATAGAAAACTCGAAAAATTCTATGATATTTTCAAGCAATTGTCG gttagttccatcattgcaacatccaccgttcaaaagaaagaagacccgGGAGCTTTCATTATTCCATGTACTATTGGGGCACATGATTTTTCAAGAGCCCTTTGTGATAATGGGGCTAGCATCAACTTAATGTCTCTTGCCATTTACAAGCAAGCAGGGTTAGGTATGCCAAGGCCAACaagtatgagattgcaaatggccgatTGTTCCATAAAGAGACCGGTGGGAATTGTCGATGATGTGCTTGTTAAAGTGGGAAAGTTTCATTTACCTACCGATTTCGTAATCCTTGATTGTGCGGTCAACAAAGAGATCCCTATAATTTTGGGTAGACCATTCCTAGCCACAGGAAGAGCACTAATGGATTCGGAACAGAATGAGATCAAATTCCGTGTGAATGATGAAGAGGTCACATTCCAAGCAAGCAAGGGTATGAAACTACAACATGAATATGAAAGCATCTCGGTGATTAATGTTGTTGATGAAGTGGAAGATGTGGTTGAAATGAAGATGGAAGAACAATGCTTCGGTGAGGCGTTGGCGGCTATTTTGGTGAACTTTGATGGTGAAGATATGGATCGATATATGCAATCGGTCAATGCATTGGAGGGGCTTGGGTCCTACACTTATGCTCCGGCGAAGCTCTCTCTCGACTTGGAGAATAGAGCCACTCCTTTTGCAAAGCCTTCTATTATTGAGCCACCGCAACTAGGGCTCAAACCACTTCCACcacacttgaggtataaatttcttggtTCAAATGATACTTTACCGGTAATTGTGtcttctttgttgaatgatgtgcaggtagaacaattGTTAGAGGTCTTGAAGGAGCACAGGCAAGCTATTGGATGGACAATTGCGAACATCCGAGGGATTCCCGCCGGAATTTGCAAACACAAGATCCAACTGGAGAATGAGACTAAACCATGTGTAGAGCACCAACGACGGTTGAACCCATCCATGCAAGAGGtagtaaagaaagaaatcatcaagtggttggatgtcgaggtagtctaccccattgccgatagttcttgggtgagcccggtgcaatgtgtaccgaaaaagggaggcatgaccgtgattgaaaatgataaaaatgatctCATCCCAACAAGAACGGTGACCGGATAG